In Brachypodium distachyon strain Bd21 chromosome 5, Brachypodium_distachyon_v3.0, whole genome shotgun sequence, the genomic window GTAATACCGCCAATCTAATTGTTTTGACCATCCATAATAAGCACAATAGTCTGTAAATAATCCTATCTTTTGAAGTTTACAATGGTCGGGTAGTTGCTAGTATGATCTAGAAATCTGCGGGCCTCAGAGTTCTGCAGAAACTGTCTTGTTGGTTCTGAATCTGTTCTGCCCATGCTTTCCATGCCTGAAGTGGTTACTGTGTTCTCCATTTTTGCTGTGCATCTGTGAGAACCAACCAGATTATTCTCCACCTGTCGTTGCCAATATGAGACATGGGGTTCATTGGCAAAATTGGTATCTTTCAGTTCCTCTGAACCACACTTGCTGCAGTGGTCTTTGAACTTCTCAGTTGCAGTGCTCTACCTTAGCATGGCAGGCTGGCAACTTTAAATATCCATGTAAATCTCATGGCCTATGTAGGAAATATAAATACTATCCCATCTGACCTTACTTGTGctggtttttttgttttgttggaaGTCGTTCGTAACTGCATGACTAGTGAATTGACTACACTGGAATTCATAGGAGAATATGAATGTGGAAACTTCTCAAACCATCTTTTTGTGTGAAAAATGGAAATAACATCCTAAAAAAGCATATTTTCTATTTAACTGTTGCTATATTTTCACATCCATCTCAACTTTGATTGCAGATTGCTGCAGTTGTCACACTTCAGCTATGGACTGCTATGCTCCTGCAAGACGCTGGCTGGTTGAAGATATTGATGGTTGCCTACTTCTTTGGTTCCTTTCTGAATCACAATCTCTTCCTTGCGATCCATGAACTCAGTCACAATCTTGCCTTCACCACGCCATCTTTAAATCGCTGGCTAGGTATCTTTGCAAACCTCCCCATTGGTGTCCCAATGTCCATAACATTCCAGAAATACCACCTGGAGCACCACCGCTTCCAAGGTGTGGATGGAATCGACATGGATATCCCCAGCCAAGCAGAGGCGCACGTGGTCAAGAATGCCATCAGCAAATCTGTGTGGGTTGTGCTCCAGCTCTTCTTCTATGCACTTAGGCCACTCTTTCTGAAGCCAAAGCCTCCAGGCATGTGGGAATTCACCAACCTTACAATCCAGATCGCGCTCGACGCCATGGTGGTGTACCTCTACGGTTGGAAATCGCTCGCCTATCTGATACTCTCGACGTTCGTCGGTGGTGGCATGCACCCTATGGCCGGCCACTTCATCTCGGAGCACTACGTCTTCAACCCAGACCAGGAGACCTACTCGTACTACGGGCCGCTGAACCTGATGACATGGCATGTAGGGTATCACAACGAGCACCATGATTTCCCCAGAATCCCAGGCACCAAGCTGCACAAGGTGAAGGAGATCGCACCGGAGTACTACAATAGCCTGAAGTCATACAGGTCCTGGAGCCAGGTGATATATATGTACGTCATGGACCAGACGGTTGGCCCTTTCAGCCGGATGAAGAGAAAGGCGCCCAAAAAAGACTCTTAGAAAAACTCTGCATGTAGTGTTATTTTTGCCAGAGATTAGTTATTTCAGATGATGCTTCCCCGGACATTCGGCTTGTAATTGTAACTTTTGGGAACCGGCACTTGTACCAACTCACTGGTTATTTTCTACTGGAGCGCCCTTTTTGAATTTCGCATATGGAGTTCTTAGAAACAGTCCAGACGACTAATCGAGTGATTTTCTGACTTTCAGTTTTGTTTCAAATGACGTGAACTCGTCCCCAAGTTCGGTACGCGTGCTCGTGACTCATGAGTTGCTAATCCAGGTTCATTAGTTGCAGGATAACTTTGTGTGCGTCACAACCGGAGACTGGAGAAGCTAGAGAAATCGCAAAAGATGCCGCTGACCACACAAGAAATGTGTGGGCGCTGAGCGTAGCGTGCACGGGGAGCACTCATCCTGACGGCCGCGTTAGCAAGTATCGGCATCCTGGGGCCTGGGCTCTCCCCAACATTGCCGCAGCTGCGGTCGCCACTCGCCACCCGTTTGTTGTGTTGACCGCACGCTTGTACCCAAGGCCAAGGGCCTCGGCTGCTCTGCGCTTCGTACCAAGTCCAAATTGGAAGGAACAAGGAAGCGTAAGAATTCTGCatgatctaaaaaaaagattgtacGAATTCTGAACTTGTAGCTTCTATGGAGTTCTTATAAATCTGGTGGCGCCCGCCCCTGCTAGTCTGCTATTAAGTGTACCTTTTGTCCTCTAGCCGTGGGCACGTTCACCACGCCGAGGAATCCATCCATGATCCACCGTCTCTGGTCAGGCTTCGTCCAGCTAGTTGCCGCCGCGCCGTAGCCCTGCTATTACGGCGCCGTTATTGGACTCCGGCATGCGGCAGAGGCTGCTCCTCGATTGAGACCCTGATAGTGCTATAGAACTAGTAATACATTAGTACTACATAGAACTGTATTATACTACTTGCAGGTAACTGTGGATTCTCATGGCTACCATCGTGGTGGTGCGTATATTTGA contains:
- the LOC100834457 gene encoding sphingolipid delta(4)-desaturase DES1-like gives rise to the protein MGATGPDADEKEEGVMATDFFWSYTDEPHASRRREILAKYPQIKELFGPDPLAFLKIAAVVTLQLWTAMLLQDAGWLKILMVAYFFGSFLNHNLFLAIHELSHNLAFTTPSLNRWLGIFANLPIGVPMSITFQKYHLEHHRFQGVDGIDMDIPSQAEAHVVKNAISKSVWVVLQLFFYALRPLFLKPKPPGMWEFTNLTIQIALDAMVVYLYGWKSLAYLILSTFVGGGMHPMAGHFISEHYVFNPDQETYSYYGPLNLMTWHVGYHNEHHDFPRIPGTKLHKVKEIAPEYYNSLKSYRSWSQVIYMYVMDQTVGPFSRMKRKAPKKDS